The following proteins come from a genomic window of Corynebacterium crudilactis:
- a CDS encoding potassium channel family protein, giving the protein MGRTKNDGELADLPDHALLSIIRIPQAAKKSPWALILRRVIYAMVLLILVTLVVYFDRDGYSEDLTFIDAMYYSTVSLTTVGYGDITPVTQSARLINIIVLTPARIGFLILLVGTTLSVLTEESRRALQIQRWRKRMRNHTVVVGYGTKGRSAVAALLADGVPANQIVVIDTDQVSLDAANNSGLVTVKGSATKADVLRLAGVARARAVVVAPNLDDTAVLVTLSVREIAPQAMIVASVRESENQHLLEQSGADSVVISSETAGRMLGLATVTPSVVEMMEDLLSPDEGFSVAERAVGEDEIGSNPRHLADIVLGVVRSGELYRIDSPEAETVEPGDRLLYVRRVFSEEVQDK; this is encoded by the coding sequence ATGGGCCGAACGAAAAACGACGGCGAGCTAGCCGATCTGCCGGATCATGCACTCTTAAGCATCATTCGCATCCCGCAAGCCGCCAAAAAAAGTCCCTGGGCACTGATCCTTCGACGAGTCATCTATGCGATGGTGTTGCTGATCTTAGTCACTTTGGTCGTCTATTTTGACCGCGATGGGTATTCCGAAGATCTCACCTTCATCGATGCGATGTACTATTCCACCGTCTCATTGACCACGGTGGGCTACGGCGATATCACCCCAGTGACACAATCGGCCCGCCTCATCAACATCATCGTCCTCACACCAGCACGCATCGGCTTCCTGATCTTGCTGGTCGGCACCACCTTGTCTGTGCTCACCGAAGAATCGCGCCGGGCACTGCAAATTCAACGTTGGAGAAAACGCATGCGCAACCACACCGTCGTTGTCGGATACGGCACAAAAGGGCGCTCCGCAGTCGCTGCACTGCTTGCCGATGGCGTGCCAGCCAATCAGATCGTTGTCATCGACACCGACCAAGTATCCCTCGATGCGGCCAACAACAGCGGACTTGTCACAGTGAAAGGCTCCGCCACAAAAGCAGATGTGTTGCGTCTCGCCGGTGTCGCCAGAGCGCGCGCTGTTGTAGTCGCACCAAACCTAGACGACACCGCAGTTCTGGTGACGCTTTCTGTCCGAGAAATCGCACCGCAAGCAATGATCGTTGCCAGCGTCCGCGAATCAGAGAACCAACATCTACTGGAACAATCCGGTGCGGACTCGGTAGTTATTTCCTCCGAAACCGCAGGACGAATGCTCGGACTCGCAACAGTTACTCCATCGGTTGTAGAGATGATGGAAGATCTGTTGTCCCCAGACGAAGGCTTCTCCGTTGCAGAACGCGCAGTCGGCGAAGACGAAATCGGATCAAACCCCCGACACTTGGCAGATATCGTCTTGGGCGTTGTCCGCTCCGGTGAGCTCTACCGCATCGATTCCCCAGAAGCAGAAACCGTGGAACCTGGCGATCGTCTGCTCTATGTCCGCCGAGTATTCAGCGAAGAGGTACAAGACAAATGA
- a CDS encoding NAD(+) diphosphatase, producing MRILPVGPKDEIAVNGAIVFLPTHHGDVVSVSSNLGTVRVTLEEITALGTPTAPRDLSSREVDACVSLLRNRELVRFDPLDGSELTYHEHSVAYGASGKPLFPRLDPAVIGIVELRGADRLLLGMNAQKRQRYSLIAGYVSHGESLEDAFAREVFEEAARRVSEISYVASQPWPISGSLMLGMQGYTEDETPQGETDGELAETIWASPLDIIDRKIPIAPPGSIAYDMINAWARHKQN from the coding sequence ATGAGAATTCTCCCTGTAGGCCCCAAAGACGAAATCGCAGTCAACGGAGCAATCGTTTTTCTTCCCACGCACCACGGAGACGTCGTATCGGTTTCCTCAAACCTGGGCACAGTGCGAGTAACTCTTGAAGAGATCACTGCACTGGGCACACCAACAGCACCCAGAGATCTCAGCTCTAGAGAAGTAGATGCCTGTGTATCGTTGCTGAGGAACCGTGAGTTAGTGCGATTCGACCCCCTCGATGGCAGCGAATTGACCTATCACGAACACAGCGTTGCCTATGGGGCGAGCGGCAAGCCACTGTTCCCACGATTGGATCCAGCGGTGATCGGCATCGTGGAGCTCCGTGGGGCAGATCGTTTGCTTCTAGGTATGAACGCACAAAAACGCCAACGCTATTCACTCATCGCAGGATATGTCTCTCATGGCGAATCGCTCGAAGATGCCTTTGCCCGGGAAGTATTTGAGGAAGCAGCGCGCCGGGTTTCTGAGATTTCCTATGTGGCGTCTCAACCGTGGCCGATCTCTGGTTCTTTGATGCTTGGCATGCAAGGCTATACCGAAGATGAAACACCGCAAGGGGAAACCGATGGGGAACTCGCGGAGACGATTTGGGCCTCGCCACTAGACATTATCGATCGCAAAATTCCGATCGCACCACCAGGATCAATCGCATACGACATGATTAATGCCTGGGCACGACATAAACAGAATTAA
- a CDS encoding ATP-dependent DNA helicase UvrD2: MINLQDLDEDQRIAATAPRGPVCILAGAGTGKTRTITYRIAHLIDQGFVSPNRVLAVTFTSRAAGEMRHRLNLMGIGGVQARTFHAAARKQLLYFWPQVAGNLPWRLLDNKFQLVGRAVRGAHLESQTEKVRDILSEIEWAKASLITPEQYPASLGTRTPPAPAEKIAEVYQRYENMKTTPEGMLLDFDDLLLHTAGALENSPAVAEEFRQQYRSFVVDEYQDVTPLQQRVLDAWLGERNDLTVVGDANQTIYSFTGATPDYLLNFSRKYPEGTVVKLQRDYRSTPQVTGLANTVIGQARGRVAGTRLELEGMRPTGPEPEFRAYDDEPTEARQVAGSILTLLKKGVPASEIAVLYRINAQSAVFEQALADAGIVYQVRGGEGFFTRPEIRQALSQLIRTSQRDVDESDLVRLTQRTLVPLGLSSEEPSGAQERERWQSLNALVDLVKDLVKATPDLDFTGLLLKLRERQEAKHPPTVEGVTLASLHAAKGLEWDAVFLVGLVDSTLPISHAIKTGDDAIEEERRLFYVGVTRAREHLHCSWALARQEGGRKSRKRSRFLDGIVIDTTSESGTPRSNRPRNCRVCGSVLSSASEKSVGRCDSCPIQAEEHVFEALRTWRNDTAKRENKAAYMVFSNATLMAIAEMNPTNENELLSVPGVGPMKIENYGDDVLAVLGAR; this comes from the coding sequence GTGATCAATTTGCAGGACCTCGATGAGGATCAACGCATCGCCGCAACTGCACCTCGCGGACCAGTGTGTATTCTCGCCGGAGCCGGCACGGGTAAAACTCGAACGATTACTTATCGCATTGCACATCTGATTGATCAAGGTTTTGTGAGCCCGAACCGTGTGCTTGCGGTAACTTTTACATCTCGCGCAGCAGGTGAGATGCGACATCGCCTCAATCTCATGGGTATCGGCGGAGTGCAAGCGCGAACATTCCACGCGGCAGCGAGAAAGCAGCTGTTGTATTTTTGGCCGCAGGTTGCCGGTAATCTGCCGTGGCGGTTATTGGATAATAAATTCCAGCTGGTTGGTCGAGCGGTGCGTGGTGCGCACTTGGAATCGCAAACGGAAAAAGTTCGAGATATTTTGAGTGAAATCGAATGGGCGAAAGCCTCGTTGATCACTCCCGAACAGTATCCAGCAAGCCTCGGTACGCGTACTCCGCCAGCTCCAGCGGAGAAAATCGCTGAGGTATATCAGCGATACGAAAACATGAAGACAACGCCTGAGGGGATGTTGTTGGATTTCGACGATCTGTTGCTTCATACAGCTGGTGCGTTGGAGAACTCTCCGGCGGTGGCTGAAGAATTTCGACAGCAGTATCGCAGCTTCGTGGTCGATGAGTACCAGGACGTCACACCACTGCAACAGCGAGTGTTGGACGCATGGCTGGGAGAGCGCAATGATCTAACCGTGGTTGGTGATGCCAATCAGACGATTTATTCCTTTACTGGTGCAACACCGGACTATCTACTCAATTTCTCGCGGAAATACCCGGAGGGAACCGTCGTTAAGCTGCAGCGCGATTACCGCTCCACGCCGCAGGTCACCGGATTGGCAAATACCGTCATTGGCCAGGCACGGGGGCGCGTAGCAGGCACACGCCTGGAGCTTGAAGGTATGCGTCCAACCGGCCCGGAGCCGGAGTTTCGCGCCTACGACGATGAACCCACCGAAGCACGCCAAGTTGCGGGCAGTATTTTAACGCTGCTGAAAAAAGGCGTGCCGGCCTCCGAGATCGCTGTTCTCTACCGCATTAACGCGCAGTCAGCGGTTTTTGAGCAAGCGCTTGCCGACGCCGGGATCGTCTATCAAGTTCGAGGCGGCGAAGGGTTTTTCACCCGACCTGAAATTAGACAGGCCTTGAGTCAACTGATCCGCACCTCCCAACGAGACGTCGATGAAAGCGATCTGGTGCGTCTGACACAACGCACTTTGGTTCCCCTGGGATTAAGTTCTGAAGAACCAAGCGGTGCCCAAGAACGCGAACGCTGGCAATCGTTGAACGCATTGGTCGATCTTGTGAAAGATTTGGTCAAAGCCACACCCGATCTAGATTTCACTGGCCTGCTGCTCAAACTGCGTGAGCGCCAAGAAGCAAAGCACCCGCCGACTGTAGAGGGTGTCACCTTAGCCTCATTGCATGCTGCGAAAGGCTTGGAATGGGATGCCGTATTTTTAGTCGGCTTGGTTGATTCCACCCTCCCCATCAGTCATGCGATCAAAACCGGCGATGACGCGATCGAAGAGGAACGTCGACTGTTTTATGTCGGTGTGACGCGTGCGCGTGAACACCTCCACTGCAGCTGGGCATTAGCTAGGCAAGAAGGCGGAAGGAAATCCCGGAAGAGAAGCCGCTTCTTAGATGGCATTGTCATCGATACGACTTCCGAGTCTGGGACTCCACGCAGCAATCGCCCGCGCAACTGCCGAGTATGCGGATCGGTGCTCTCAAGCGCTTCGGAGAAATCCGTCGGCCGATGTGATAGCTGTCCGATCCAAGCGGAAGAGCATGTTTTCGAAGCATTGCGCACCTGGCGCAACGACACCGCGAAACGTGAAAACAAGGCTGCCTACATGGTGTTTAGCAACGCTACGTTGATGGCGATCGCTGAAATGAATCCCACCAACGAAAATGAGCTGCTGAGTGTGCCGGGCGTAGGACCGATGAAAATCGAGAATTATGGTGATGATGTGCTCGCTGTATTGGGCGCTCGTTAG
- a CDS encoding M48 family metallopeptidase: protein MQEIEVIRSQRRTKTVQARIVDGKIQVRIPARMTKAEEAKVVGEVVAKLERRTRSSVSSDADLMSRAHRLNTMVLEGKARVENIRWVSNQNSRWGSCTVVTAEIRISDRLKNVPDYVLDSVLVHELVHTFIPGHSAQFWEWANKTPLAERAKGYLEAYQRWG from the coding sequence ATGCAGGAAATCGAAGTTATTCGTTCACAACGACGCACCAAGACAGTTCAAGCACGCATCGTGGATGGAAAAATTCAGGTAAGAATTCCCGCGAGGATGACCAAAGCAGAAGAAGCAAAAGTGGTGGGGGAGGTCGTTGCAAAACTGGAACGACGCACCCGATCGTCTGTCTCAAGTGATGCCGACCTGATGTCTCGGGCACATCGGCTGAACACGATGGTGCTGGAGGGCAAAGCACGGGTGGAAAATATTCGGTGGGTGAGTAATCAGAACAGTCGGTGGGGATCATGCACGGTGGTGACTGCGGAGATTCGGATTTCGGATCGTTTAAAAAATGTGCCTGATTATGTGTTGGATTCGGTGTTGGTGCATGAGTTGGTACACACGTTTATTCCGGGGCATTCTGCGCAGTTTTGGGAGTGGGCAAACAAAACGCCCCTGGCAGAGAGGGCCAAGGGCTATTTGGAGGCGTATCAGCGGTGGGGCTGA